In the Astatotilapia calliptera chromosome 5, fAstCal1.2, whole genome shotgun sequence genome, one interval contains:
- the sema3fb gene encoding semaphorin-3F isoform X2, whose protein sequence is MQLDGLWTVHTLLALCGLAFGNQVSNEPLAAPRVFISFKELRSTGTAHHFAYLINTSDYRILRMDEDHDRMYVGSKDHILSLDLHDINKNPRIIHWPVPEQRRMECLVSGKDANEECANFIRLIEPWNRTHLYVCGTGAYNPVCTFVNRGRKPQTSMYLQMAQARGRANRAAEPSAVHETLGLKEEIFHLEPGKVESGKGKCSYDPKLNSVSALINGELYAGVYVDFMGTDSAIFRTLGTKTAMRTDQYNSRWLNDPTFVHIHLIPDSAERNDDKLYFFFREKSSEMGQTPVTQSRIGRICLNDDGGHCCLVNKWSTFLKARLICSVPGADGMETHFDELRDVYIRPTQDIKNPVIYGVFSVSGSVFKGSAVCVYSMADIRMVFNGPFAHKEGPNYQWVAYTGKIPYPRPGTCPGGTFTPNMKSTKDYPDEVINFMRNHPAMHNAVYPVHKRPLVVRTNVDYEFTTITVDQVAAADGNYEVLFLGTDKGTVQKVIVLPRDDLQTEELVLEEVEVFKVPTPITTMKISSKRQQLYVSSAVGLTQLALHRCDMYGEACADCCLARDPYCAWDGKSCSRYSASQKRSDPFRRSRRQDVKYGNPIRQCRGFNSKASKNTLEMVQYGVEGSSTFLECQARSPHALIKWHVQRDNSDRRKEVSGLTMRSDGRILKTEQGLLVRSLQPSDSGLYQCTATEKNFKHTLIKLQLVVLSSRAVNSALVEGGAGLMASSFHSGSTQWTPSAGQYKDLLTILSQPEMSLINQYCQDYWQFGDPLLGPLKAKDLKELKEQKKPRNRRHHRDGEEEREQQGVET, encoded by the exons AACTGAGATCCACTGGTACCGCTCATCACTTCGCCTACCTCATCAACACATCTGACTATCGGATCCTTCGTATGGATGAGGACCATGATCGAATGTATGTTGGGAGCAAGGACCACATCCTGTCCCTGGACCTCCATGACATCAACAAGAACCCACGTATT ATCCACTGGCCAGTGCCTGAACAAAGAAGAATGGAGTGCCTCGTGAGTGGGAAAGATGCCAAT GAGGAGTGTGCAAACTTCATTCGTCTAATTGAGCCATGGAACCGGACTCACCTGTACGTCTGTGGGACAGGAGCTTACAATCCGGTCTGCACCTTTGTCAACCGCGGACGCAAACCTCAG aCGTCCATGTATCTGCAGATGGCCCAAGCCAGAGGAAGGGCTAACCGTGCAGCTGAACCCAGTGCGGTGCACGAGACACTCGGACTCAAG gaAGAAATCTTCCATTTGGAACCAGGCAAAGTAGAATCTGGGAAAGGAAAGTGCTCCTATGACCCGAAGCTCAACAGCGTGTCAGCTTTGATCA aTGGAGAACTGTACGCTGGGGTCTATGTTGACTTTATGGGAACAGACTCTGCCATTTTCCGTACTTTGGGGACAAAGACTGCCATGCGAACAGATCAGTACAACTCCAGATGGCTGAACG ACCCCACTTTTGTCCACATACACCTCATCCCGGATAGTGCCGAGAGAAATGATGACAAGCTGTATTTCTTCTTCCGAGAGAAGTCCTCTGAGATGGGCCAGACTCCTGTGACCCAGTCCCGTATCGGACGTATCTGCCTG AACGACGACGGAGGTCACTGCTGTCTGGTCAACAAGTGGAGCACCTTCCTGAAGGCCAGGCTCATCTGCTCTGTGCCCGGGGCCGACGGCATGGAGACACACTTTGACGAGCTCA GAGATGTTTACATACGACCAACACAGGATATAAAAAATCCTGTCATATATGGAGTCTTCTCTGTCTCTGG CTCTGTGTTCAAAGGCTCGGCAGTTTGTGTGTACTCTATGGCTGACATCCGGATGGTCTTCAATGGCCCCTTTGCCCACAAGGAGGGACCTAATTACCAGTGGGTGGCCTACACCGGGAAGATACCCTACCCTCGACCTGGCACG TGCCCCGGAGGTACGTTCACCCCCAACATGAAGTCCACTAAGGACTATCCAGATGAAGTGATTAACTTTATGAGGAATCACCCTGCCATGCACAACGCAGTGTACCCAGTGCACAAGCGCCCCCTGGTGGTTCGGACCAACGTGGACTATGAGTTCACCACTATTACAGTGGACCAGGTGGCAGCTGCAGACGGCAACTATGAAGTGCTCTTCTTAGGAACTG ACAAGGGAACGGTACAGAAAGTCATTGTGCTGCCTAGAGATGACCTTCAGACAGAGGAGCTGGTCCTGGAGGAAGTCGAGGTGTTCAAG GTCCCCACTCCTATAACTACAATGAAGATCTCGTCCAAAAGG CAACAGCTGTATGTGTCATCTGCAGTAGGGCTGACCCAGTTGGCTCTGCATCGCTGTGACATGTACGGCGAGGCCTGCGCTGACTGCTGTCTGGCCAGAGATCCTTACTGCGCCTGGGATGGCAAGTCCTGCTCCCGTTACTCCGCCTCACAGAAAAG GTCTGACCCATTTAGACGTAGCCGGAGGCAGGATGTCAAGTACGGGAACCCCATCCGCCAGTGCAGAGGCTTCAATTCCAAGG CCAGTAAGAACACTTTGGAGATGGTGCAGTACGGGGTGGAGGGGAGCAGTACCTTCCTGGAGTGTCAGGCCCGCTCTCCACACGCTCTCATCAAATGGCACGTGCAGAGGGATAACAGTGACCGCAGGAAAGAAGTGAGCGGCCTAACA ATGCGCTCAGACGGTCGGATTTTGAAGACAGAACAAGGTCTGCTCGTGCGATCTCTGCAGCCCTCTGACTCTGGCTTGTACCAATGCACGGCCACAGAAAAGAATTTCAAACACACGCTGATCAAGCTGCAGTTGGTGGTGTTGTCAAGCCGGGCTGTCAACAGTGCACTGGTGGAGGGCGGTGCAGGTTTGATGGCATCTTCTTTCCACTCCGGCAGCACACAGTGGACCCCCAGCGCAGGCCAGTACAAGGACCTGCTGACCATCCTGAGCCAGCCAGAGATGAGCCTGATTAATCAGTACTGCCAGGACTACTGGCAGTTTGGAGACCCACTGCTGGGCCCCCTTAAGGCCAAAGACCTGAAAGAGCTCAAGGAGCAGAAGAAGCCCCGCAACCGCCGACATCACAGGGACGGGGAGGAGGAAAGGGAGCAGCAGGGAGTAGAGACATGA
- the sema3fb gene encoding semaphorin-3F isoform X7 yields MQLDGLWTVHTLLALCGLAFGNQVSNEPLAAPRVFISFKELRSTGTAHHFAYLINTSDYRILRMDEDHDRMYVGSKDHILSLDLHDINKNPRIIHWPVPEQRRMECLVSGKDANEECANFIRLIEPWNRTHLYVCGTGAYNPVCTFVNRGRKPQEEIFHLEPGKVESGKGKCSYDPKLNSVSALINGELYAGVYVDFMGTDSAIFRTLGTKTAMRTDQYNSRWLNDPTFVHIHLIPDSAERNDDKLYFFFREKSSEMGQTPVTQSRIGRICLNDDGGHCCLVNKWSTFLKARLICSVPGADGMETHFDELRDVYIRPTQDIKNPVIYGVFSVSGSVFKGSAVCVYSMADIRMVFNGPFAHKEGPNYQWVAYTGKIPYPRPGTCPGGTFTPNMKSTKDYPDEVINFMRNHPAMHNAVYPVHKRPLVVRTNVDYEFTTITVDQVAAADGNYEVLFLGTDKGTVQKVIVLPRDDLQTEELVLEEVEVFKVPTPITTMKISSKRQQLYVSSAVGLTQLALHRCDMYGEACADCCLARDPYCAWDGKSCSRYSASQKRRSRRQDVKYGNPIRQCRGFNSKASKNTLEMVQYGVEGSSTFLECQARSPHALIKWHVQRDNSDRRKEVSGLTMRSDGRILKTEQGLLVRSLQPSDSGLYQCTATEKNFKHTLIKLQLVVLSSRAVNSALVEGGAGLMASSFHSGSTQWTPSAGQYKDLLTILSQPEMSLINQYCQDYWQFGDPLLGPLKAKDLKELKEQKKPRNRRHHRDGEEEREQQGVET; encoded by the exons AACTGAGATCCACTGGTACCGCTCATCACTTCGCCTACCTCATCAACACATCTGACTATCGGATCCTTCGTATGGATGAGGACCATGATCGAATGTATGTTGGGAGCAAGGACCACATCCTGTCCCTGGACCTCCATGACATCAACAAGAACCCACGTATT ATCCACTGGCCAGTGCCTGAACAAAGAAGAATGGAGTGCCTCGTGAGTGGGAAAGATGCCAAT GAGGAGTGTGCAAACTTCATTCGTCTAATTGAGCCATGGAACCGGACTCACCTGTACGTCTGTGGGACAGGAGCTTACAATCCGGTCTGCACCTTTGTCAACCGCGGACGCAAACCTCAG gaAGAAATCTTCCATTTGGAACCAGGCAAAGTAGAATCTGGGAAAGGAAAGTGCTCCTATGACCCGAAGCTCAACAGCGTGTCAGCTTTGATCA aTGGAGAACTGTACGCTGGGGTCTATGTTGACTTTATGGGAACAGACTCTGCCATTTTCCGTACTTTGGGGACAAAGACTGCCATGCGAACAGATCAGTACAACTCCAGATGGCTGAACG ACCCCACTTTTGTCCACATACACCTCATCCCGGATAGTGCCGAGAGAAATGATGACAAGCTGTATTTCTTCTTCCGAGAGAAGTCCTCTGAGATGGGCCAGACTCCTGTGACCCAGTCCCGTATCGGACGTATCTGCCTG AACGACGACGGAGGTCACTGCTGTCTGGTCAACAAGTGGAGCACCTTCCTGAAGGCCAGGCTCATCTGCTCTGTGCCCGGGGCCGACGGCATGGAGACACACTTTGACGAGCTCA GAGATGTTTACATACGACCAACACAGGATATAAAAAATCCTGTCATATATGGAGTCTTCTCTGTCTCTGG CTCTGTGTTCAAAGGCTCGGCAGTTTGTGTGTACTCTATGGCTGACATCCGGATGGTCTTCAATGGCCCCTTTGCCCACAAGGAGGGACCTAATTACCAGTGGGTGGCCTACACCGGGAAGATACCCTACCCTCGACCTGGCACG TGCCCCGGAGGTACGTTCACCCCCAACATGAAGTCCACTAAGGACTATCCAGATGAAGTGATTAACTTTATGAGGAATCACCCTGCCATGCACAACGCAGTGTACCCAGTGCACAAGCGCCCCCTGGTGGTTCGGACCAACGTGGACTATGAGTTCACCACTATTACAGTGGACCAGGTGGCAGCTGCAGACGGCAACTATGAAGTGCTCTTCTTAGGAACTG ACAAGGGAACGGTACAGAAAGTCATTGTGCTGCCTAGAGATGACCTTCAGACAGAGGAGCTGGTCCTGGAGGAAGTCGAGGTGTTCAAG GTCCCCACTCCTATAACTACAATGAAGATCTCGTCCAAAAGG CAACAGCTGTATGTGTCATCTGCAGTAGGGCTGACCCAGTTGGCTCTGCATCGCTGTGACATGTACGGCGAGGCCTGCGCTGACTGCTGTCTGGCCAGAGATCCTTACTGCGCCTGGGATGGCAAGTCCTGCTCCCGTTACTCCGCCTCACAGAAAAG ACGTAGCCGGAGGCAGGATGTCAAGTACGGGAACCCCATCCGCCAGTGCAGAGGCTTCAATTCCAAGG CCAGTAAGAACACTTTGGAGATGGTGCAGTACGGGGTGGAGGGGAGCAGTACCTTCCTGGAGTGTCAGGCCCGCTCTCCACACGCTCTCATCAAATGGCACGTGCAGAGGGATAACAGTGACCGCAGGAAAGAAGTGAGCGGCCTAACA ATGCGCTCAGACGGTCGGATTTTGAAGACAGAACAAGGTCTGCTCGTGCGATCTCTGCAGCCCTCTGACTCTGGCTTGTACCAATGCACGGCCACAGAAAAGAATTTCAAACACACGCTGATCAAGCTGCAGTTGGTGGTGTTGTCAAGCCGGGCTGTCAACAGTGCACTGGTGGAGGGCGGTGCAGGTTTGATGGCATCTTCTTTCCACTCCGGCAGCACACAGTGGACCCCCAGCGCAGGCCAGTACAAGGACCTGCTGACCATCCTGAGCCAGCCAGAGATGAGCCTGATTAATCAGTACTGCCAGGACTACTGGCAGTTTGGAGACCCACTGCTGGGCCCCCTTAAGGCCAAAGACCTGAAAGAGCTCAAGGAGCAGAAGAAGCCCCGCAACCGCCGACATCACAGGGACGGGGAGGAGGAAAGGGAGCAGCAGGGAGTAGAGACATGA
- the sema3fb gene encoding semaphorin-3F isoform X4 gives MQLDGLWTVHTLLALCGLAFGNQVSNEPLAAPRVFISFKELRSTGTAHHFAYLINTSDYRILRMDEDHDRMYVGSKDHILSLDLHDINKNPRIIHWPVPEQRRMECLVSGKDANEECANFIRLIEPWNRTHLYVCGTGAYNPVCTFVNRGRKPQTSMYLQMAQARGRANRAAEPSAVHETLGLKEEIFHLEPGKVESGKGKCSYDPKLNSVSALINGELYAGVYVDFMGTDSAIFRTLGTKTAMRTDQYNSRWLNDPTFVHIHLIPDSAERNDDKLYFFFREKSSEMGQTPVTQSRIGRICLNDDGGHCCLVNKWSTFLKARLICSVPGADGMETHFDELRDVYIRPTQDIKNPVIYGVFSVSGSVFKGSAVCVYSMADIRMVFNGPFAHKEGPNYQWVAYTGKIPYPRPGTCPGGTFTPNMKSTKDYPDEVINFMRNHPAMHNAVYPVHKRPLVVRTNVDYEFTTITVDQVAAADGNYEVLFLGTDKGTVQKVIVLPRDDLQTEELVLEEVEVFKVPTPITTMKISSKRQQLYVSSAVGLTQLALHRCDMYGEACADCCLARDPYCAWDGKSCSRYSASQKRRSRRQDVKYGNPIRQCRGFNSKASKNTLEMVQYGVEGSSTFLECQARSPHALIKWHVQRDNSDRRKEVSGLTMRSDGRILKTEQGLLVRSLQPSDSGLYQCTATEKNFKHTLIKLQLVVLSSRAVNSALVEGGAGLMASSFHSGSTQWTPSAGQYKDLLTILSQPEMSLINQYCQDYWQFGDPLLGPLKAKDLKELKEQKKPRNRRHHRDGEEEREQQGVET, from the exons AACTGAGATCCACTGGTACCGCTCATCACTTCGCCTACCTCATCAACACATCTGACTATCGGATCCTTCGTATGGATGAGGACCATGATCGAATGTATGTTGGGAGCAAGGACCACATCCTGTCCCTGGACCTCCATGACATCAACAAGAACCCACGTATT ATCCACTGGCCAGTGCCTGAACAAAGAAGAATGGAGTGCCTCGTGAGTGGGAAAGATGCCAAT GAGGAGTGTGCAAACTTCATTCGTCTAATTGAGCCATGGAACCGGACTCACCTGTACGTCTGTGGGACAGGAGCTTACAATCCGGTCTGCACCTTTGTCAACCGCGGACGCAAACCTCAG aCGTCCATGTATCTGCAGATGGCCCAAGCCAGAGGAAGGGCTAACCGTGCAGCTGAACCCAGTGCGGTGCACGAGACACTCGGACTCAAG gaAGAAATCTTCCATTTGGAACCAGGCAAAGTAGAATCTGGGAAAGGAAAGTGCTCCTATGACCCGAAGCTCAACAGCGTGTCAGCTTTGATCA aTGGAGAACTGTACGCTGGGGTCTATGTTGACTTTATGGGAACAGACTCTGCCATTTTCCGTACTTTGGGGACAAAGACTGCCATGCGAACAGATCAGTACAACTCCAGATGGCTGAACG ACCCCACTTTTGTCCACATACACCTCATCCCGGATAGTGCCGAGAGAAATGATGACAAGCTGTATTTCTTCTTCCGAGAGAAGTCCTCTGAGATGGGCCAGACTCCTGTGACCCAGTCCCGTATCGGACGTATCTGCCTG AACGACGACGGAGGTCACTGCTGTCTGGTCAACAAGTGGAGCACCTTCCTGAAGGCCAGGCTCATCTGCTCTGTGCCCGGGGCCGACGGCATGGAGACACACTTTGACGAGCTCA GAGATGTTTACATACGACCAACACAGGATATAAAAAATCCTGTCATATATGGAGTCTTCTCTGTCTCTGG CTCTGTGTTCAAAGGCTCGGCAGTTTGTGTGTACTCTATGGCTGACATCCGGATGGTCTTCAATGGCCCCTTTGCCCACAAGGAGGGACCTAATTACCAGTGGGTGGCCTACACCGGGAAGATACCCTACCCTCGACCTGGCACG TGCCCCGGAGGTACGTTCACCCCCAACATGAAGTCCACTAAGGACTATCCAGATGAAGTGATTAACTTTATGAGGAATCACCCTGCCATGCACAACGCAGTGTACCCAGTGCACAAGCGCCCCCTGGTGGTTCGGACCAACGTGGACTATGAGTTCACCACTATTACAGTGGACCAGGTGGCAGCTGCAGACGGCAACTATGAAGTGCTCTTCTTAGGAACTG ACAAGGGAACGGTACAGAAAGTCATTGTGCTGCCTAGAGATGACCTTCAGACAGAGGAGCTGGTCCTGGAGGAAGTCGAGGTGTTCAAG GTCCCCACTCCTATAACTACAATGAAGATCTCGTCCAAAAGG CAACAGCTGTATGTGTCATCTGCAGTAGGGCTGACCCAGTTGGCTCTGCATCGCTGTGACATGTACGGCGAGGCCTGCGCTGACTGCTGTCTGGCCAGAGATCCTTACTGCGCCTGGGATGGCAAGTCCTGCTCCCGTTACTCCGCCTCACAGAAAAG ACGTAGCCGGAGGCAGGATGTCAAGTACGGGAACCCCATCCGCCAGTGCAGAGGCTTCAATTCCAAGG CCAGTAAGAACACTTTGGAGATGGTGCAGTACGGGGTGGAGGGGAGCAGTACCTTCCTGGAGTGTCAGGCCCGCTCTCCACACGCTCTCATCAAATGGCACGTGCAGAGGGATAACAGTGACCGCAGGAAAGAAGTGAGCGGCCTAACA ATGCGCTCAGACGGTCGGATTTTGAAGACAGAACAAGGTCTGCTCGTGCGATCTCTGCAGCCCTCTGACTCTGGCTTGTACCAATGCACGGCCACAGAAAAGAATTTCAAACACACGCTGATCAAGCTGCAGTTGGTGGTGTTGTCAAGCCGGGCTGTCAACAGTGCACTGGTGGAGGGCGGTGCAGGTTTGATGGCATCTTCTTTCCACTCCGGCAGCACACAGTGGACCCCCAGCGCAGGCCAGTACAAGGACCTGCTGACCATCCTGAGCCAGCCAGAGATGAGCCTGATTAATCAGTACTGCCAGGACTACTGGCAGTTTGGAGACCCACTGCTGGGCCCCCTTAAGGCCAAAGACCTGAAAGAGCTCAAGGAGCAGAAGAAGCCCCGCAACCGCCGACATCACAGGGACGGGGAGGAGGAAAGGGAGCAGCAGGGAGTAGAGACATGA
- the sema3fb gene encoding semaphorin-3F isoform X1 codes for MQLDGLWTVHTLLALCGLAFGNQVSNEPLAAPRVFISFKELRSTGTAHHFAYLINTSDYRILRMDEDHDRMYVGSKDHILSLDLHDINKNPRIIHWPVPEQRRMECLVSGKDANEECANFIRLIEPWNRTHLYVCGTGAYNPVCTFVNRGRKPQTSMYLQMAQARGRANRAAEPSAVHETLGLKEEIFHLEPGKVESGKGKCSYDPKLNSVSALINGELYAGVYVDFMGTDSAIFRTLGTKTAMRTDQYNSRWLNDPTFVHIHLIPDSAERNDDKLYFFFREKSSEMGQTPVTQSRIGRICLNDDGGHCCLVNKWSTFLKARLICSVPGADGMETHFDELRDVYIRPTQDIKNPVIYGVFSVSGSVFKGSAVCVYSMADIRMVFNGPFAHKEGPNYQWVAYTGKIPYPRPGTCPGGTFTPNMKSTKDYPDEVINFMRNHPAMHNAVYPVHKRPLVVRTNVDYEFTTITVDQVAAADGNYEVLFLGTDKGTVQKVIVLPRDDLQTEELVLEEVEVFKVPTPITTMKISSKRQQLYVSSAVGLTQLALHRCDMYGEACADCCLARDPYCAWDGKSCSRYSASQKRQYWSDPFRRSRRQDVKYGNPIRQCRGFNSKASKNTLEMVQYGVEGSSTFLECQARSPHALIKWHVQRDNSDRRKEVSGLTMRSDGRILKTEQGLLVRSLQPSDSGLYQCTATEKNFKHTLIKLQLVVLSSRAVNSALVEGGAGLMASSFHSGSTQWTPSAGQYKDLLTILSQPEMSLINQYCQDYWQFGDPLLGPLKAKDLKELKEQKKPRNRRHHRDGEEEREQQGVET; via the exons AACTGAGATCCACTGGTACCGCTCATCACTTCGCCTACCTCATCAACACATCTGACTATCGGATCCTTCGTATGGATGAGGACCATGATCGAATGTATGTTGGGAGCAAGGACCACATCCTGTCCCTGGACCTCCATGACATCAACAAGAACCCACGTATT ATCCACTGGCCAGTGCCTGAACAAAGAAGAATGGAGTGCCTCGTGAGTGGGAAAGATGCCAAT GAGGAGTGTGCAAACTTCATTCGTCTAATTGAGCCATGGAACCGGACTCACCTGTACGTCTGTGGGACAGGAGCTTACAATCCGGTCTGCACCTTTGTCAACCGCGGACGCAAACCTCAG aCGTCCATGTATCTGCAGATGGCCCAAGCCAGAGGAAGGGCTAACCGTGCAGCTGAACCCAGTGCGGTGCACGAGACACTCGGACTCAAG gaAGAAATCTTCCATTTGGAACCAGGCAAAGTAGAATCTGGGAAAGGAAAGTGCTCCTATGACCCGAAGCTCAACAGCGTGTCAGCTTTGATCA aTGGAGAACTGTACGCTGGGGTCTATGTTGACTTTATGGGAACAGACTCTGCCATTTTCCGTACTTTGGGGACAAAGACTGCCATGCGAACAGATCAGTACAACTCCAGATGGCTGAACG ACCCCACTTTTGTCCACATACACCTCATCCCGGATAGTGCCGAGAGAAATGATGACAAGCTGTATTTCTTCTTCCGAGAGAAGTCCTCTGAGATGGGCCAGACTCCTGTGACCCAGTCCCGTATCGGACGTATCTGCCTG AACGACGACGGAGGTCACTGCTGTCTGGTCAACAAGTGGAGCACCTTCCTGAAGGCCAGGCTCATCTGCTCTGTGCCCGGGGCCGACGGCATGGAGACACACTTTGACGAGCTCA GAGATGTTTACATACGACCAACACAGGATATAAAAAATCCTGTCATATATGGAGTCTTCTCTGTCTCTGG CTCTGTGTTCAAAGGCTCGGCAGTTTGTGTGTACTCTATGGCTGACATCCGGATGGTCTTCAATGGCCCCTTTGCCCACAAGGAGGGACCTAATTACCAGTGGGTGGCCTACACCGGGAAGATACCCTACCCTCGACCTGGCACG TGCCCCGGAGGTACGTTCACCCCCAACATGAAGTCCACTAAGGACTATCCAGATGAAGTGATTAACTTTATGAGGAATCACCCTGCCATGCACAACGCAGTGTACCCAGTGCACAAGCGCCCCCTGGTGGTTCGGACCAACGTGGACTATGAGTTCACCACTATTACAGTGGACCAGGTGGCAGCTGCAGACGGCAACTATGAAGTGCTCTTCTTAGGAACTG ACAAGGGAACGGTACAGAAAGTCATTGTGCTGCCTAGAGATGACCTTCAGACAGAGGAGCTGGTCCTGGAGGAAGTCGAGGTGTTCAAG GTCCCCACTCCTATAACTACAATGAAGATCTCGTCCAAAAGG CAACAGCTGTATGTGTCATCTGCAGTAGGGCTGACCCAGTTGGCTCTGCATCGCTGTGACATGTACGGCGAGGCCTGCGCTGACTGCTGTCTGGCCAGAGATCCTTACTGCGCCTGGGATGGCAAGTCCTGCTCCCGTTACTCCGCCTCACAGAAAAG GCAATACTGGTCTGACCCATTTAGACGTAGCCGGAGGCAGGATGTCAAGTACGGGAACCCCATCCGCCAGTGCAGAGGCTTCAATTCCAAGG CCAGTAAGAACACTTTGGAGATGGTGCAGTACGGGGTGGAGGGGAGCAGTACCTTCCTGGAGTGTCAGGCCCGCTCTCCACACGCTCTCATCAAATGGCACGTGCAGAGGGATAACAGTGACCGCAGGAAAGAAGTGAGCGGCCTAACA ATGCGCTCAGACGGTCGGATTTTGAAGACAGAACAAGGTCTGCTCGTGCGATCTCTGCAGCCCTCTGACTCTGGCTTGTACCAATGCACGGCCACAGAAAAGAATTTCAAACACACGCTGATCAAGCTGCAGTTGGTGGTGTTGTCAAGCCGGGCTGTCAACAGTGCACTGGTGGAGGGCGGTGCAGGTTTGATGGCATCTTCTTTCCACTCCGGCAGCACACAGTGGACCCCCAGCGCAGGCCAGTACAAGGACCTGCTGACCATCCTGAGCCAGCCAGAGATGAGCCTGATTAATCAGTACTGCCAGGACTACTGGCAGTTTGGAGACCCACTGCTGGGCCCCCTTAAGGCCAAAGACCTGAAAGAGCTCAAGGAGCAGAAGAAGCCCCGCAACCGCCGACATCACAGGGACGGGGAGGAGGAAAGGGAGCAGCAGGGAGTAGAGACATGA